The following proteins are co-located in the Micromonospora coriariae genome:
- a CDS encoding ATP-binding cassette domain-containing protein: MAYTVELESVTKRFGGIAVLDGVDLRVDRGSVAALLGPNGAGKTTAVKVLSTLLRPDGGRAVVAGHDVVSAPAAVRRSISLTGQYAAVDEMLTGRENLVLMGRLRHLTRAAARARADELLDRFELAAAGGRRVSTYSGGMARRLDIALSLVVEPRVLFLDEPTTGLDPRSRRDVWGSIGELAAAGVTVLLTTQYLEEADRLADRITVLNGGRVVAEGTAEQLKARIGGETAQLFLPDAGTLARAVPLLAATAVPIREDAETLSVHVPTDGSAAAVRDLLGLLHARGVEVERLALHRPTLDEVFLALTEQPLTEQPLTEQPQGGQPPAVAVTR; this comes from the coding sequence ATGGCATACACAGTTGAACTTGAATCAGTCACGAAGCGGTTCGGCGGTATCGCCGTACTCGATGGGGTTGACCTGCGGGTCGACCGCGGCAGCGTCGCGGCGCTGCTGGGGCCGAACGGGGCCGGAAAGACGACGGCGGTGAAGGTGCTCTCCACGCTGCTGCGTCCAGACGGCGGCCGGGCGGTGGTGGCCGGGCACGACGTCGTGTCCGCGCCGGCGGCGGTGCGCCGCTCGATCAGCCTCACCGGCCAGTACGCGGCGGTCGACGAGATGCTGACCGGCCGCGAGAACCTGGTCCTCATGGGTCGGTTACGCCACTTGACCAGGGCTGCGGCGCGGGCCCGAGCCGACGAACTGCTCGACCGCTTCGAGCTGGCCGCGGCCGGCGGGCGGCGGGTGTCGACCTACTCCGGGGGCATGGCCCGCCGGCTGGACATCGCGCTGAGCCTCGTCGTCGAGCCTCGGGTCCTGTTCCTCGACGAGCCGACCACCGGGCTGGACCCGCGCAGCCGCCGCGACGTCTGGGGCTCGATCGGGGAGTTGGCCGCTGCCGGCGTCACCGTCCTGCTGACCACCCAGTACCTGGAGGAGGCGGACCGGCTGGCGGACCGGATCACCGTGCTGAACGGCGGCCGGGTCGTGGCCGAGGGAACCGCCGAGCAGCTCAAGGCCCGGATCGGCGGCGAGACGGCGCAGCTCTTCCTTCCCGACGCCGGTACGCTCGCCCGCGCCGTGCCGCTACTCGCCGCGACCGCGGTACCCATCCGGGAGGACGCGGAGACGCTGTCCGTGCACGTTCCCACCGACGGCAGCGCGGCGGCAGTGCGGGACCTGCTCGGCCTGCTCCACGCCCGGGGCGTCGAGGTGGAGCGGCTCGCGTTGCACCGGCCCACGCTCGATGAGGTGTTCCTCGCACTGACCGAGCAGCCGCTGACCGAGCAGCCGCTGACCGAGCAGCCGCAGGGCGGCCAGCCGCCGGCCGTGGCGGTGACCCGATGA
- a CDS encoding TetR/AcrR family transcriptional regulator — protein sequence MSPLEAVWTAKPAPEAREGLSLARIVGAAIEVADTDGLVAVSMSRVAKSLGFTTMSLYRHVANKEELILHMQDAAVGPPPADLLTGQGWRSDLDRWAWAAVRKLRSHPWILQTLSMFGPPATPHQLSWFEYGLRALGPTPLDENEKVSAILLIQAHSFADLTFHAAGAPTAIADADPYETLFTRIIDPARFPALMAAFSGGGFATTDDPEADRDWLYQFGLQRILDGVQVLIEQRLPGEA from the coding sequence ATGTCACCGCTCGAGGCGGTCTGGACGGCCAAGCCCGCCCCGGAGGCACGGGAGGGGCTGTCGCTGGCGCGCATCGTCGGCGCCGCGATCGAGGTAGCCGACACCGACGGCCTCGTCGCCGTGTCGATGAGCCGGGTCGCCAAGAGCCTCGGGTTCACCACGATGTCGCTCTACCGGCACGTCGCGAACAAGGAAGAGCTGATCCTGCACATGCAGGACGCCGCCGTCGGCCCCCCGCCGGCGGACCTGTTGACGGGCCAGGGCTGGCGGTCGGACCTGGACCGCTGGGCCTGGGCGGCGGTCCGGAAGCTCCGCAGCCACCCGTGGATCCTGCAGACGCTGTCGATGTTCGGCCCGCCCGCCACCCCGCACCAGCTCAGCTGGTTCGAGTACGGCCTCCGCGCCCTGGGCCCGACTCCGCTCGACGAGAACGAGAAGGTGTCGGCCATCCTGCTCATCCAGGCACACAGCTTCGCCGACCTGACGTTCCACGCGGCCGGTGCGCCCACCGCGATCGCCGATGCCGACCCTTACGAGACGCTCTTCACCCGGATCATCGATCCGGCCCGGTTCCCCGCACTGATGGCCGCGTTCAGCGGCGGCGGCTTCGCCACAACCGACGACCCCGAGGCCGACCGGGACTGGCTGTACCAGTTCGGCCTGCAACGGATCCTCGACGGCGTCCAGGTCCTCATCGAGCAACGTCTCCCCGGGGAAGCCTGA
- a CDS encoding bifunctional 5,10-methylenetetrahydrofolate dehydrogenase/5,10-methenyltetrahydrofolate cyclohydrolase: protein MPSTDEQTTPRTATLLPGQPVADAVLADVAERVAVLRAAGVVPALATVLVGDDDASAGYIGIKQRQAAQLGFASPHRHLPADATQEQLHEVIAAFNADPAVHGILVQYPVPDHLDYDAALQRIDPDKDVDGMHPLNLGRLALGLPGPVPCTPAGIEALLAHHGIPVSGREVVILGRGATLGRPLATLLAQKRPTANAAVTVVHTGVADWPRYTRRADILIAAAGVPGIIQPEHVKPGAVVIGGGVRYAGRRLLPDVDETCAEVAGAITPRVGGVGPTTVAMLFRNAVAAAERQVG, encoded by the coding sequence ATGCCGTCAACCGATGAGCAGACCACCCCGCGCACTGCCACCCTGCTGCCGGGTCAGCCGGTGGCCGACGCGGTCCTCGCCGACGTTGCCGAGCGGGTGGCCGTGCTCCGCGCCGCGGGCGTCGTCCCGGCCCTGGCCACCGTTCTGGTCGGCGACGATGACGCCAGTGCCGGCTACATCGGCATCAAGCAGCGCCAGGCCGCCCAGCTGGGCTTCGCCTCGCCGCACCGCCACCTGCCCGCCGATGCCACGCAGGAACAACTCCACGAGGTGATCGCCGCCTTCAACGCCGATCCCGCCGTGCACGGCATCCTCGTGCAGTACCCGGTCCCCGACCACCTGGACTACGACGCGGCCTTGCAGAGGATCGACCCGGACAAGGACGTCGACGGCATGCATCCGCTGAACCTGGGTCGGCTCGCACTCGGGCTGCCGGGTCCGGTGCCCTGCACGCCGGCCGGCATCGAGGCGTTGCTGGCCCACCACGGCATTCCGGTCTCCGGACGCGAGGTGGTCATCCTCGGGCGGGGCGCCACGCTCGGGCGGCCACTCGCGACCCTCCTAGCCCAGAAGCGCCCCACCGCCAACGCGGCCGTCACGGTCGTGCACACCGGCGTCGCGGACTGGCCCCGGTACACCCGCCGAGCCGACATCCTGATCGCCGCCGCCGGCGTACCCGGCATCATCCAGCCCGAGCACGTCAAGCCGGGGGCCGTCGTCATCGGCGGTGGCGTGCGGTACGCGGGCCGGCGGCTGCTGCCGGACGTCGACGAGACGTGCGCGGAGGTCGCCGGGGCGATCACCCCCCGAGTCGGCGGGGTGGGCCCCACCACTGTGGCCATGCTCTTCCGCAACGCCGTCGCCGCCGCCGAGCGTCAGGTTGGCTAG
- a CDS encoding DeoR/GlpR family DNA-binding transcription regulator — protein MLAQQRQTAILDLIRQRGGVRVSQLVSRFGVSDMTIRRDLEVLAERGLVDKVHGGATLAGPGSAEEPGFAAKSIRQQAEKRAIAERAATMVEPGMAIALSAGTTTAALATLLSDVRGLTVVTNSIPVADALYQNPRADQTVVLTGGIRTPSDALTGPVAEAAISALNVDLLFLGVHGLSPRTGFTTPNLLEAGVNRCLIGAARRLVVLADHTKWETIGIATIAPLEAADVLITDVGLPAEARTAIGEQVGELIVVQAG, from the coding sequence GTGCTCGCCCAGCAGCGGCAGACCGCCATTCTCGATCTGATCCGCCAGCGTGGCGGCGTACGGGTGAGCCAGCTCGTCAGCCGGTTCGGCGTGTCCGACATGACGATCCGGCGCGACCTGGAGGTGCTGGCCGAACGCGGGCTGGTGGACAAGGTGCACGGCGGCGCGACGCTGGCCGGTCCGGGCTCCGCCGAGGAGCCCGGCTTCGCCGCGAAGTCGATCCGCCAGCAGGCGGAGAAGCGGGCCATCGCCGAGCGGGCGGCGACCATGGTGGAGCCGGGGATGGCCATCGCGCTCTCCGCCGGCACCACCACCGCCGCGCTGGCCACGCTGCTCTCCGACGTACGAGGGCTGACCGTGGTGACCAACTCGATCCCGGTGGCCGACGCGCTCTACCAGAATCCGCGCGCCGACCAGACGGTGGTGCTCACCGGCGGCATCCGTACTCCGTCGGACGCGCTGACCGGGCCGGTGGCCGAGGCGGCGATCAGCGCGCTCAACGTCGACCTGCTCTTCCTCGGCGTGCACGGGCTCAGCCCACGGACCGGCTTCACCACGCCGAACCTGCTGGAGGCCGGCGTGAACCGCTGCCTGATCGGCGCCGCCCGCCGGCTGGTGGTGCTCGCCGACCACACCAAGTGGGAGACCATCGGCATCGCCACCATCGCCCCGTTGGAGGCCGCCGACGTGCTGATCACCGACGTCGGGCTGCCGGCGGAGGCACGTACCGCGATCGGCGAGCAGGTCGGCGAGCTGATCGTCGTCCAGGCCGGCTGA